One genomic window of Triplophysa rosa linkage group LG11, Trosa_1v2, whole genome shotgun sequence includes the following:
- the lat gene encoding linker for activation of T-cells family member 1, with product MDSIALLSVVGVAVLLSIIFVSSLCIDCWRSKQPISIHQRTSDSSPEYNPTAGFVVRHPQSTYAPHPDHHRITTIPYQLPNSLSSPSMTAVKAPSCPPSETGSQASYVNQHDSEDEPYVQPPDEPDNNYIIVIADSPNRTSRASSHSSGENYINVENEDATKSSCDTRAGRNDSDSDCPDYENFKDNLHIGNQTPALSYGSINSDDRGSSDYVNTDPHAS from the exons ATGGACTCCATTGCATTGTTGTCTGTGGTAGGCGTGGCTGTCCTCCTGTCAATCATCTTTGTTTCCAGCCTTTGCATCGACTGCTGGCGGAGCAAACAACCAA TATCCATCCATCAAAGGACCAGTGACTCCAGCCCAGAATACAACCCAAC TGCAGGTTTTGTGGTTCGGCATCCCCAGTCAACAT ATGCACCCCATCCAGACCATCACAGAATCACCACCATACCTTACCAACTACCCAA TTCTCTCAGTTCTCCATCAATGACAGCAGTGAAGGCCCCCTCGTGTCCTCCCTCTGAGA CTGGGAGTCAAGCCAGTTACGTTAACCAACATG ACAGTGAAGATGAGCCATACGTTCAGCCCCCAGATGAGCCAGATAATAATTACAT AATTGTGATTGCAGATTCCCCGAACAGAACCAGCAGAGCATCATCTCATAGCTCAG GAGAAAATTACATTAATGTAGAAAACGAAGACGCGACCAAATCTTCATGTGACACACGTGCCGGGCGCAATGACTCGGACTCAGACTGCCCTGATTATGAAAATTTCAAAGACAACCTCCACATCGGAAACCAAACCCCTG CTCTGTCCTATGGCAGCATAAACAGTGATGACCGGGGTAGCTCTGATTATGTCAACACAGACCCTCATGCATCATAA